A genomic region of Aeropyrum pernix K1 contains the following coding sequences:
- the gapN gene encoding NADP-dependent glyceraldehyde-3-phosphate dehydrogenase produces MNHKVSLDLRSPVFEDIFEKEGEVSVFKTFVAGNWVLTSNLAVVRSPIDGSIIAKVSRLDAAAIEEGVDVVYRLGRRRIRDVPGEKRLNILSRIADLLEKNAGDFEEVLTVNAGKTRKQAAGEVEASIDRLRKAALDLRKLQGEYVPGDWDRHTLESEGIVRREPYGVVLAIIPFNYPLFDTVNKFVYSTIPGNAFIVKPPSADPLPVIMFARLAIEAGFPPESLMIATLRGSEAEKLVADRRISVISLTGSSETGVKVMRSAGIKQLIMELGGGDPAIVLADADLKSAASKIATGITSYSGQRCDAIKLVLVEEPVYNEMKKLLVEELSKIKVGDPRNDSTTMGPLIDKEAVDAMVEAIEEAVSRGAKLLYGGERIGDTYITPALVEVEDKNVLRELKLYKDEVFAPVAVITSFSTLDEAIELANGRRYGLDAAIFGESMARIRKLIRFLEVGAIYINEYPRHGIGYYPFGGRKDSGIGREGIGYSIEYVTALKTIVYNYRGRGIWEYL; encoded by the coding sequence TTGAACCATAAGGTTTCCCTAGATCTGAGAAGCCCCGTTTTCGAAGACATATTCGAGAAGGAAGGAGAGGTCAGCGTGTTTAAGACCTTCGTCGCCGGCAACTGGGTTTTAACAAGCAACCTGGCGGTAGTCAGGAGTCCGATCGACGGGAGTATAATAGCGAAGGTATCCAGGCTTGACGCGGCCGCTATAGAGGAGGGTGTAGACGTAGTATACAGGCTCGGGAGGAGGAGGATCAGGGACGTACCCGGGGAGAAGAGGCTCAACATACTCTCAAGGATAGCTGACCTGCTGGAGAAGAATGCGGGGGATTTTGAAGAGGTTCTCACGGTAAACGCGGGTAAGACGAGGAAGCAGGCTGCTGGCGAGGTCGAGGCAAGCATAGACAGGCTCAGGAAAGCCGCTCTAGACCTCAGGAAGCTCCAGGGAGAGTACGTGCCTGGAGACTGGGATAGGCATACCCTGGAGAGCGAGGGCATTGTCAGGAGAGAGCCCTACGGCGTCGTGCTAGCCATAATCCCCTTCAACTACCCCCTCTTCGACACTGTCAACAAGTTCGTGTACAGCACTATACCCGGCAACGCCTTCATAGTAAAGCCGCCTAGCGCCGACCCGCTACCAGTAATAATGTTCGCTAGGCTGGCGATAGAAGCCGGATTCCCTCCTGAGTCGCTGATGATAGCAACTCTCAGAGGCTCTGAGGCCGAGAAACTCGTAGCGGACAGGAGGATAAGTGTGATAAGTCTCACAGGCAGCAGCGAGACCGGCGTCAAGGTGATGAGGTCCGCCGGGATCAAGCAGCTGATTATGGAGCTTGGCGGGGGAGACCCCGCCATAGTTCTAGCCGACGCCGACCTCAAGTCGGCGGCATCCAAGATAGCCACAGGTATAACAAGCTACTCAGGCCAGAGATGCGACGCTATAAAGCTAGTGCTTGTAGAGGAGCCAGTATACAACGAGATGAAGAAACTACTTGTAGAGGAACTCTCTAAGATAAAGGTAGGCGATCCGAGAAACGACTCGACAACAATGGGCCCCCTCATCGATAAAGAAGCTGTTGACGCCATGGTGGAGGCCATAGAGGAGGCTGTGTCCAGAGGCGCAAAGCTGCTCTACGGCGGCGAGAGAATAGGCGACACCTACATAACCCCCGCACTCGTAGAGGTCGAGGATAAAAACGTGCTAAGAGAGCTAAAGCTCTACAAAGACGAGGTGTTCGCCCCGGTAGCGGTTATAACAAGCTTCTCAACCCTCGACGAGGCAATAGAGCTTGCAAACGGAAGGCGCTACGGGCTCGACGCCGCCATATTCGGGGAGAGCATGGCTAGGATAAGGAAGCTCATAAGATTCCTAGAAGTCGGGGCCATCTACATAAACGAGTACCCCAGGCACGGTATAGGCTACTACCCCTTCGGCGGGAGGAAAGACTCGGGGATAGGCAGAGAGGGTATAGGCTACAGCATAGAGTACGTGACTGCGTTGAAAACTATAGTCTACAACTACAGAGGACGCGGAATATGGGAGTACCTCTAA
- the cca gene encoding CCA tRNA nucleotidyltransferase — MRGASGESVLPEDLRSRVLERIRPTRLQFSMLGRLYSLVARALEECEDLRLSIPSYRVELVGSAAKGTLLRDKWEVDVFLLLDAPREEVRRLGESLLRSCLGGRLPYYFKYSEHPYATVSLMGMQADVVPAPLAVDPRDAVGVERTPFHTRYVRSRLEERPWLVDDILLFKSFLKGIGVYGAETRVGGFSGYLAEVLIIHHGGFEETVKAASSWRPPVMVDTTSGKADLDMLARRYPDSPIIVPDPVDPSRNTAASVTPKRLAELVHAANIFLRKPSPTFFHALQPGEPCRRTLPGVMVLMSGNYSDHPPDSVWGRLKRLGERLYRATKARGYPALSYSFYTDEALEAAVYIHMESPSRYPIEGRLGPPPWERERAARFTEKRLGEGGWVWIGDDGRLSGARPYTGSAAGDVERALATLPLPPGTRSYKVVTCPSTGPCGFPSYLEALRDPTPPWLRHVLGGCRS, encoded by the coding sequence TTGAGAGGCGCTAGCGGGGAATCAGTTCTACCTGAGGACCTGAGGAGTAGGGTTCTCGAGAGGATAAGGCCTACTAGGCTCCAGTTTTCCATGCTTGGTAGGCTCTACTCCCTTGTGGCACGGGCTCTGGAGGAGTGCGAGGACCTCAGGCTCTCCATACCCTCATATAGGGTTGAACTTGTGGGGAGCGCGGCTAAGGGGACTCTGCTGAGAGACAAGTGGGAGGTAGACGTATTCCTCCTCCTCGACGCGCCCCGAGAGGAAGTCAGGAGGCTGGGGGAGAGTCTTCTCAGGTCGTGCCTAGGGGGTAGGCTACCATATTATTTCAAGTACAGCGAGCACCCCTACGCGACGGTCTCCCTCATGGGCATGCAGGCCGACGTTGTTCCCGCACCGCTGGCTGTAGACCCGAGGGATGCAGTAGGGGTTGAGAGGACGCCGTTCCACACGAGGTACGTGAGGAGCAGGCTGGAGGAGAGGCCTTGGCTTGTTGACGATATACTACTGTTCAAGTCTTTCCTCAAGGGGATTGGGGTATACGGGGCTGAGACTCGTGTAGGCGGGTTCTCAGGCTACCTGGCCGAGGTGTTGATAATACATCATGGTGGCTTCGAGGAGACAGTTAAGGCCGCCTCCTCCTGGAGACCGCCTGTCATGGTAGACACAACCAGTGGTAAAGCCGACCTCGACATGCTGGCCAGGAGGTATCCAGACTCCCCCATCATAGTCCCAGACCCGGTGGACCCCTCGAGGAACACCGCAGCCTCCGTCACTCCCAAGAGGCTTGCCGAGCTTGTCCACGCCGCCAACATCTTCCTGAGGAAACCGTCGCCAACATTCTTCCACGCCCTCCAGCCCGGCGAGCCCTGCCGCCGGACACTTCCAGGTGTTATGGTGTTGATGAGCGGCAACTATTCAGACCACCCTCCAGATTCCGTGTGGGGCCGTCTTAAGAGGCTCGGGGAGAGGCTATACAGGGCTACCAAGGCCCGGGGTTACCCGGCCCTCTCATACTCCTTCTACACTGACGAGGCTCTGGAGGCGGCTGTATACATACATATGGAGTCCCCCTCTAGATACCCCATAGAGGGTAGGCTCGGGCCTCCTCCATGGGAGAGGGAGAGGGCCGCCCGCTTCACGGAGAAGAGGCTTGGCGAGGGGGGTTGGGTTTGGATAGGGGACGATGGCCGCCTGTCCGGGGCCAGGCCATACACAGGCAGCGCGGCGGGCGATGTAGAGAGAGCGTTGGCTACGCTACCCCTACCACCCGGCACTAGATCATATAAGGTGGTAACATGCCCGTCGACTGGCCCCTGCGGTTTCCCCAGCTATCTGGAGGCGCTTCGAGACCCCACTCCTCCTTGGCTTCGACATGTGTTGGGGGGCTGCAGGAGCTGA
- the thpR gene encoding RNA 2',3'-cyclic phosphodiesterase — MVRVFIAVDIEDPIVVGRLARLRDSIAHTGVPMKTVEDENFHITLRFIGEVSEPVAAEIGERLASIRFERFRIELRGLGAFPRPDRPRVVWVGVGGGAGELRRIRDEVERILTSMGFSPEKQEFHPHVTLARIKGARNLPALVKLLREMGDVEVGSVEVSSIRLKQSILTRQGPIYKTLYEVKAASSGRV, encoded by the coding sequence TTGGTTAGGGTTTTTATCGCCGTTGACATAGAGGACCCGATAGTGGTTGGAAGGCTGGCTAGGCTCCGGGACTCCATAGCCCATACAGGGGTTCCTATGAAGACTGTTGAGGATGAAAACTTCCATATAACCCTGAGGTTTATAGGGGAAGTGAGCGAGCCTGTGGCGGCGGAGATCGGGGAGCGGTTAGCATCGATTAGGTTCGAGAGGTTTAGGATAGAGCTTAGGGGGCTGGGAGCTTTCCCCAGGCCCGATAGACCCAGGGTAGTGTGGGTCGGGGTTGGCGGTGGCGCAGGGGAGCTCCGGAGGATAAGGGATGAGGTTGAGAGGATCCTGACCAGCATGGGCTTCAGCCCTGAGAAGCAGGAGTTCCACCCCCACGTGACACTGGCCAGGATCAAGGGGGCGAGGAACCTTCCAGCCCTTGTGAAGCTGCTGAGGGAAATGGGAGACGTTGAGGTAGGGAGCGTTGAGGTTTCCAGTATAAGGCTTAAACAGAGCATACTCACAAGGCAGGGGCCGATATACAAGACGCTCTACGAGGTCAAGGCAGCCTCCTCGGGACGGGTCTAG
- the topA gene encoding DNA topoisomerase I, translating to MRRRGSSGRGRCFKPAAFIAVVAEKPKAAAKIAYALSDGRGVLRCSEYGVPYWIVRRDGAAIVVAPSAGHLFGPHTDSRGFPVFDFEWRPIFEFDRGAGYLSKFYRMLSRILPGASLYVNACDYDIEGSVIGFKIIEAFGDVNRARRMKFSTLAPQDIRRAYARMERLDVEMIEAGMARSEMDWLWGINVSRALMEAARRAAGRRVILSAGRVQSPTLVEAYRRWREINLHVPKASVAVKITAEKGGGVFDARPHGWKPQSLETARSIKSELRKNPWLAVEEVRSERSILRPPPAFNLGDLQKEANRILGLPPLRTQSIAEELYLEALISYPRTNSQKLPPSINYRAILDKLAHGPLGREARELLKETGGVLRPVQGSKDDPAHPAIHPTGEKPSQRLSKEHMAVYELIVRRFLAAFSREAIVSKSSVLLRDFQGRVWRAEGLRVEDLGWLKYYHYSTPGEKPMPPLDRGDKARVVRVDVRVEWSQTPVRLDKASLLRWMESVNIGTEGTRARIIETLYKRGYLEGSRKSEVTPLGEAVAVIIQTLFPELSKPDLTRRFESMIEDIRSGRRTRQEVIDMSKKTISKLLESFLDRLDTAVREIGVSLGSVEVEAACHLCGRKAVSAVSGYRLCSHHMEAFDRLRKALPNLASTISSTPREALEAIARGRSRAGAWVRDVAALALRDDGLYKALL from the coding sequence TTGCGTCGGCGCGGCTCCAGCGGTAGGGGTAGGTGCTTCAAGCCGGCGGCATTCATCGCCGTGGTTGCTGAGAAGCCTAAGGCGGCTGCTAAGATAGCCTATGCCCTGTCAGACGGCCGGGGTGTCCTGAGGTGTAGCGAGTACGGAGTACCCTACTGGATAGTCCGCAGGGATGGAGCCGCCATAGTAGTCGCTCCCTCAGCGGGCCACCTCTTCGGCCCCCACACAGACTCTAGGGGCTTCCCCGTGTTCGACTTCGAGTGGCGCCCTATCTTCGAGTTCGACAGGGGAGCGGGGTACCTCTCCAAGTTCTACCGCATGCTTTCAAGAATACTGCCCGGCGCTAGCCTCTACGTTAACGCCTGCGACTACGACATCGAGGGCAGCGTTATAGGTTTCAAAATAATAGAGGCCTTCGGAGACGTAAACAGGGCTAGGAGGATGAAGTTCTCGACACTAGCCCCGCAGGACATTAGGAGGGCCTACGCCAGGATGGAAAGGCTGGATGTCGAGATGATAGAGGCGGGTATGGCTAGGAGCGAGATGGACTGGCTCTGGGGTATCAACGTGTCGAGGGCCCTCATGGAAGCTGCCAGGAGGGCGGCGGGCAGGAGGGTCATACTTAGCGCCGGGAGGGTGCAGAGCCCCACTCTTGTAGAGGCCTACAGGAGGTGGAGGGAGATAAACCTCCACGTCCCCAAGGCTTCTGTCGCGGTGAAGATAACCGCCGAGAAGGGTGGAGGCGTTTTCGACGCCAGGCCGCACGGCTGGAAGCCCCAATCCCTCGAGACAGCCAGATCTATAAAGAGCGAGCTCAGGAAAAACCCCTGGCTAGCCGTGGAGGAGGTTAGGAGTGAGAGGAGCATCCTGAGGCCCCCTCCCGCGTTTAACCTGGGCGACCTGCAGAAGGAGGCTAATAGGATACTGGGTCTGCCGCCCCTCAGGACGCAAAGCATAGCTGAGGAGCTCTACCTGGAAGCCCTCATAAGCTATCCACGCACCAACAGCCAGAAGCTCCCTCCCTCCATAAACTACAGGGCCATACTGGACAAGCTGGCCCATGGACCTCTAGGCAGGGAGGCGAGGGAGCTTCTGAAGGAGACGGGAGGCGTGCTGAGGCCTGTCCAGGGATCTAAAGACGACCCAGCCCACCCGGCGATACACCCGACGGGTGAGAAGCCTAGCCAGCGCCTCTCTAAGGAGCATATGGCTGTTTACGAGCTCATAGTTCGGAGGTTCCTGGCAGCGTTCAGCAGGGAAGCAATAGTTAGCAAGTCGTCAGTGCTGCTGAGAGACTTCCAGGGGAGGGTCTGGAGGGCTGAGGGTCTGAGGGTTGAGGACCTCGGCTGGCTCAAGTACTACCACTACAGCACGCCGGGCGAGAAGCCTATGCCCCCTCTAGACAGGGGTGATAAGGCTAGGGTTGTCAGGGTCGATGTCAGGGTGGAGTGGAGCCAGACGCCGGTGAGGCTGGACAAGGCAAGCCTGCTCAGATGGATGGAAAGTGTAAACATAGGTACTGAGGGCACAAGAGCTAGGATTATTGAGACTCTCTACAAGAGAGGCTATCTTGAGGGGTCTAGGAAGTCCGAAGTGACACCCCTAGGGGAAGCAGTGGCCGTCATAATCCAGACCCTATTCCCAGAGCTCTCCAAGCCGGACCTAACCAGGAGGTTCGAATCCATGATCGAAGACATCCGCAGCGGCCGTAGAACCAGGCAGGAGGTCATAGATATGTCGAAGAAAACAATCTCGAAACTCCTGGAGAGCTTCCTAGACAGGCTCGACACCGCCGTCAGGGAGATAGGCGTCTCCCTAGGCAGCGTAGAGGTGGAGGCCGCCTGCCACCTATGCGGTAGGAAGGCTGTTTCGGCGGTAAGTGGCTACAGACTCTGCAGCCACCATATGGAGGCGTTCGATAGGCTTAGAAAGGCCCTACCTAATCTTGCCTCGACAATATCCTCGACCCCTAGGGAGGCCCTGGAGGCCATAGCCAGGGGCAGGTCCAGGGCGGGGGCCTGGGTGAGAGATGTGGCGGCCCTGGCGCTGAGAGACGACGGGCTGTACAAAGCCCTATTGTGA
- a CDS encoding signal peptidase I: protein MPSASRLAKTLQLVSTLLIVVTVMLYVAGVVFGAGFAVVQGRSMEPILHSGDLVVIIDKGDYSVGDIVVYRKGDRLIIHRIIAVYQSESGFECYVVKGDNNPITDMGDPVRCSPVAIEGVGYSVGIPEDAILGKVFEVSGIPVKIPYIGIVKILLESLYS, encoded by the coding sequence GTGCCGTCAGCTTCTAGGCTTGCCAAGACTCTGCAGCTCGTGTCAACCCTCCTTATAGTAGTGACAGTTATGCTCTACGTAGCAGGCGTCGTATTCGGGGCCGGCTTCGCAGTAGTTCAGGGGAGGAGCATGGAGCCCATACTCCACAGCGGGGATCTGGTTGTCATTATTGACAAAGGCGATTATAGCGTAGGAGATATTGTGGTCTACAGGAAGGGCGACAGACTTATAATACATAGGATCATCGCCGTGTACCAGAGTGAAAGCGGTTTTGAGTGCTACGTGGTGAAGGGCGACAACAACCCAATAACAGACATGGGCGACCCCGTCAGGTGCAGCCCCGTCGCAATAGAGGGCGTGGGCTACAGCGTGGGCATCCCCGAGGACGCCATACTGGGCAAGGTTTTTGAGGTGTCCGGGATCCCTGTGAAGATACCATATATAGGCATAGTGAAGATACTCCTAGAGAGCTTGTACTCCTAG
- a CDS encoding B3/B4 domain-containing protein, producing MGSIEISVEEPLLKLGVRLVYRVFDGVSVGESPGELVEILRSVEDETKRLFRGPEALKDDPRVKAYRRFLWRLGIDPTKVRPSSEALARRVLRGSSIPLINNVVDAGNIASLKTLVPIGLYDLDTVKPPLKLALSRGGEVFEPIGGKHQSLPQGYPILVDSRGLVMHIYPHRDSRVSMITSSTRRVLAVAAGVEGVGMDDLRRAIEMLSELLERFAGGEPLGPAVEVGG from the coding sequence ATGGGTAGCATTGAGATCAGCGTAGAGGAGCCCCTGCTGAAGCTTGGTGTCAGGCTTGTCTACAGGGTTTTCGACGGCGTGTCGGTAGGAGAGTCGCCTGGAGAGCTTGTCGAGATTCTTAGATCTGTTGAGGACGAGACTAAGAGGCTTTTCAGAGGTCCCGAGGCTCTGAAGGACGATCCCAGGGTTAAGGCCTATAGGAGGTTCCTGTGGAGGCTAGGCATAGATCCTACTAAGGTTAGGCCTAGCAGCGAGGCTCTAGCCCGCAGGGTTTTAAGGGGCTCTAGTATACCTCTCATAAACAATGTTGTTGACGCCGGAAACATCGCCAGCCTCAAGACCTTGGTTCCTATAGGGCTCTACGATCTCGACACTGTAAAGCCTCCCCTCAAGCTCGCCCTCAGCCGTGGAGGCGAGGTGTTCGAGCCTATAGGCGGGAAGCACCAGAGCCTCCCACAAGGCTACCCCATACTGGTTGACTCGCGGGGTCTGGTTATGCACATCTACCCCCATAGAGATTCTAGGGTGTCGATGATAACATCGTCGACCAGAAGGGTGCTCGCTGTTGCGGCGGGTGTTGAGGGGGTTGGCATGGATGATCTCAGGAGGGCTATAGAGATGTTGTCCGAGCTTCTAGAGAGGTTTGCGGGTGGAGAGCCTCTTGGGCCCGCCGTTGAGGTGGGAGGATGA
- a CDS encoding inositol monophosphatase family protein yields the protein MIDAEQLRRVSVKVSSETAGLLRDLACSEDLGRVVSGETTVADKRAEDYILDLLRRELGQVQVISEEAGGVASKTSDAPIALVDPLDGSTNYLSCITWCSVSVAFADPRSGEILAGSVAPVYAGMPVSFARGKGCYHGGLKVEDPSIRGSIISVYVDEPGAIESVAGAIGRLKGVRRDFKVRSLGSAALELAYTAIGYIAVFADLRARLRNIDVAAAVGAVRECGGVVTDAHGQPLRIGVWRVERVGSVVASLDEALARIAVGGGSG from the coding sequence ATGATTGACGCTGAGCAGCTTAGGAGGGTTAGTGTGAAGGTCTCCTCTGAGACTGCAGGGCTTCTCAGGGATCTAGCGTGCAGCGAGGACCTGGGCAGAGTTGTATCGGGTGAGACGACTGTAGCCGACAAGAGGGCTGAAGACTATATCTTGGATCTGCTGCGAAGAGAGCTAGGCCAAGTCCAGGTCATAAGCGAGGAGGCTGGAGGCGTGGCTTCAAAAACGTCTGACGCGCCCATAGCCCTCGTAGACCCGCTGGACGGGAGCACGAACTACCTCTCGTGCATTACATGGTGTTCTGTCAGCGTTGCATTCGCCGACCCTCGGAGCGGCGAGATTCTCGCAGGATCGGTAGCCCCCGTCTACGCCGGTATGCCGGTCTCCTTCGCACGCGGCAAGGGCTGTTATCATGGGGGGTTAAAGGTTGAAGACCCCAGTATACGGGGGTCGATAATATCGGTCTACGTCGACGAGCCTGGGGCTATAGAGTCTGTGGCAGGCGCCATAGGCAGGTTGAAGGGTGTGAGGAGGGACTTCAAAGTCAGGAGTCTAGGCAGCGCCGCCCTCGAGCTTGCCTACACCGCCATCGGCTATATAGCTGTGTTTGCAGACCTTAGGGCGAGGCTCCGCAACATAGATGTGGCCGCTGCTGTCGGCGCTGTTAGAGAGTGTGGCGGAGTTGTTACCGACGCGCACGGCCAGCCTCTTAGGATCGGCGTGTGGCGCGTCGAGCGCGTGGGCAGCGTGGTGGCTTCGCTGGACGAGGCCTTAGCTAGGATTGCTGTTGGAGGCGGGAGTGGATAA
- a CDS encoding Lrp/AsnC ligand binding domain-containing protein: MAEAIVAYVLINVDVGKEKEVLEEILKRYGRNVTEARVTYGDFDLIVRLEAGNMRLLDKIVTGIRSIPGVLRTTTLIAS; encoded by the coding sequence ATGGCGGAAGCTATTGTCGCCTACGTTCTGATAAACGTTGACGTTGGGAAGGAGAAGGAGGTGTTGGAGGAGATTCTGAAGAGGTATGGCAGGAATGTGACGGAGGCTAGGGTCACCTACGGGGATTTCGACCTGATTGTGAGGCTGGAGGCCGGCAACATGAGGCTCCTGGACAAGATAGTCACCGGCATCAGGAGCATACCCGGGGTTCTCAGGACTACCACCCTCATAGCCTCCTAG
- a CDS encoding pelota family protein — MRVEVLDNKRRIVRLRPESEEDLWLLRITLRPGDVVRIRTSRDVPVGSGRKERVVMTLRIRLDSIEFQPFTGKLRISGIVVEGPDEFGVKGRRHSTAVSIGTWLVVERDKGWSEQELERLASGRARGTAVIAAVDYDEFALAVLAGHGMKILEDTSARLPGKDDPSREQEVEKYVDRAAKRIVEEAARHRSPIAVIAGPGQLKTSVAEKVQRAMPSLKVATVDTSMGGVAGVREALRRESVTRILRELSIVEAEGVLEEFLRRIAKSRDTVAYTPGEVLAVARMGAVDTVLLVDTLLHSPDDAVREAVDEALRLVESMGGRVIIIPGDSPAGERLVSFGGVIALLRYPVPQEARRL, encoded by the coding sequence TTGCGCGTCGAGGTCCTCGACAATAAAAGGAGGATAGTGAGGCTTAGGCCGGAGAGCGAGGAGGACCTCTGGCTGCTGAGGATAACGCTTAGGCCCGGCGATGTCGTTAGGATACGCACCTCCAGAGACGTCCCGGTCGGCTCGGGCAGGAAGGAGAGAGTTGTCATGACACTCAGGATAAGACTCGACTCCATAGAGTTTCAGCCTTTCACGGGGAAGCTGAGGATAAGTGGGATAGTCGTTGAGGGGCCGGACGAGTTTGGCGTGAAGGGAAGGCGCCACTCCACGGCTGTCTCGATAGGGACCTGGCTTGTAGTTGAGAGGGATAAGGGGTGGAGCGAGCAGGAGCTGGAAAGGCTTGCCTCGGGAAGGGCAAGGGGTACTGCTGTAATAGCTGCGGTAGACTACGACGAGTTCGCCCTTGCTGTGCTAGCTGGGCACGGCATGAAGATTCTCGAAGACACTTCTGCTAGGCTCCCCGGAAAGGATGATCCGTCGCGGGAGCAGGAGGTAGAGAAGTATGTGGACCGGGCTGCGAAGAGGATAGTAGAGGAGGCGGCTAGGCACAGGTCTCCTATTGCCGTTATCGCAGGCCCCGGACAGCTCAAGACTAGTGTCGCCGAGAAGGTGCAGCGAGCCATGCCCTCGCTCAAGGTAGCTACAGTAGACACATCCATGGGAGGGGTAGCAGGGGTTAGAGAAGCCCTCAGGAGGGAGAGTGTGACGAGGATTCTGAGGGAGCTGAGCATAGTGGAGGCGGAGGGAGTGCTTGAAGAGTTTCTCAGGAGGATAGCGAAATCTAGAGATACGGTGGCCTACACACCCGGCGAGGTCCTCGCCGTCGCCCGGATGGGAGCTGTCGATACAGTGCTCCTCGTAGACACCCTCCTCCACTCCCCGGACGATGCGGTGAGGGAGGCTGTTGACGAGGCCCTGAGGCTCGTAGAATCTATGGGGGGGAGAGTCATAATAATCCCGGGCGACTCGCCCGCGGGGGAGAGGCTCGTGAGCTTCGGCGGAGTAATAGCGCTTCTGAGGTACCCGGTCCCGCAGGAGGCTAGGAGGCTATGA